The following nucleotide sequence is from Candidatus Dependentiae bacterium.
GCCTGCATGAACAGATACAAAGTACGGTATCTGAATTGCATGAAACTTTTTTCTCACCTGAAATACGCAAAAGCTGACGGTTCATATTTCAAGGAAATGACTCAGCTTCAAAAGCAGGACCTCCTGATCCTTGATGATTTCGGCCTGAAACCCTTTGACGCTGATAGCAGGCTTATGCTCCTGGAACTTCTGGAAGACCGCTATGGAAATAAATCCACAATCATAGCATCTCAAATACCGGTTTCAGTATGGTTTGATATTATAGGTGATAAAACCATCGCGGATGCAATCTGTGACCGGTTCATTCATAATGCGGAAAAAATTGAACTAAAAGGAGACACAATGCGGGTGAAAAAAAATAATTCTGGACGAAACCTGCCACCTAAGAAATAAC
It contains:
- the istB gene encoding IS21-like element helper ATPase IstB: MNTSETITKMKELRLHGMHRMFEELRSSKNAASLSHDELVAHLIDAEWDDRYNRKISRLQAGAGFRYKACIEEIEYAKARNLDKNSILSLGRCDWITKGDNILITGATGTGKSFLACALGHRACMNRYKVRYLNCMKLFSHLKYAKADGSYFKEMTQLQKQDLLILDDFGLKPFDADSRLMLLELLEDRYGNKSTIIASQIPVSVWFDIIGDKTIADAICDRFIHNAEKIELKGDTMRVKKNNSGRNLPPKK